The Halobacterium sp. CBA1132 genome has a segment encoding these proteins:
- the menD gene encoding 2-succinyl-5-enolpyruvyl-6-hydroxy-3-cyclohexene-1-carboxylic-acid synthase — translation MSAPNRNTLWARAVVEELVRAGVEAACVCPGSRSTPLTVALAEHDDVRVFSHLDERSAAFFALGRAKRTGNPTPVVSTSGTATANFHPAVMEASQARVPLLVLTADRPPELRDSGANQTVDQTKLYGDAVRHFRELPEPAADARKLRSLRTSVCRAVGATIGANPGPVHVNVPFEKPLEPVEVPGDVPEDFAADNLLAAEGREGPFVNVNQSPAAPDDATLDALAEAAEAADRGLVVVGPEDAHGLAADAAAALADATGFPVFADPLSGLRFGAHASGSRVVGGYDGFLAAADAPLPEPDVVVRFGASPTSKPLRNYLRDSDARQFLVDPAGGWREATFTASDLVVADPTETARALAERVDRSASDWADRVVALEADYWNAVDAYEREALLEGDVIATAADNAPDPATIMVSNSMPVRDLDRFARPRGAELTVLGNRGASGIDGITSTGLGAGSATDDPLVVLTGDVAYYHDANGLLALDRCEVDATIVLVNNDGGGIFHMLPIEAFDPPFTSQFKTPHGLDFEPLGDIYGFEFARVETLEGFRDAYRESVESEGTQVVEVRTDSEASHRERERLAAVVERDLND, via the coding sequence ATGAGCGCGCCGAACCGCAACACGCTGTGGGCGCGCGCCGTCGTCGAGGAACTCGTCCGCGCGGGCGTCGAGGCGGCCTGCGTCTGTCCGGGGAGCCGTTCGACGCCGCTGACCGTCGCGCTCGCCGAACACGACGACGTACGAGTGTTCTCGCACCTCGACGAGCGCTCGGCGGCGTTCTTCGCACTCGGTCGCGCGAAACGCACCGGGAACCCCACGCCCGTCGTCTCCACGTCGGGCACCGCAACGGCGAACTTCCATCCCGCGGTGATGGAGGCCAGTCAGGCGCGCGTCCCGCTGCTCGTCCTCACCGCGGACCGTCCGCCGGAACTCCGGGACTCGGGCGCGAATCAGACCGTCGACCAGACGAAGCTCTACGGCGACGCCGTCCGCCACTTTCGGGAACTCCCCGAGCCGGCGGCCGACGCGCGGAAACTCCGCTCGCTCAGAACGTCGGTCTGTCGCGCGGTCGGCGCGACGATCGGCGCGAACCCCGGGCCCGTCCACGTGAACGTCCCGTTCGAGAAGCCGCTCGAACCCGTCGAGGTTCCGGGCGACGTGCCCGAGGACTTCGCCGCGGACAACCTACTCGCCGCTGAGGGACGCGAGGGACCGTTCGTCAACGTCAATCAGAGTCCCGCAGCCCCTGACGACGCGACCCTCGACGCGCTTGCGGAGGCAGCCGAAGCCGCAGACCGCGGGCTCGTCGTCGTCGGGCCCGAGGACGCTCACGGCCTCGCTGCGGACGCGGCCGCGGCGCTGGCCGACGCGACCGGCTTCCCGGTGTTCGCGGACCCGCTCTCGGGGCTTCGATTCGGCGCGCACGCCAGCGGGAGTCGCGTCGTCGGCGGCTACGACGGCTTCCTCGCCGCGGCCGACGCACCCCTCCCCGAGCCGGACGTGGTCGTTCGCTTCGGCGCGTCGCCGACGTCGAAGCCGCTGCGCAACTACCTCCGGGACAGCGACGCGCGCCAGTTTCTCGTCGACCCCGCGGGCGGGTGGCGCGAAGCCACGTTCACGGCGTCGGACCTCGTCGTCGCGGACCCGACCGAGACGGCGCGCGCGCTCGCCGAGCGCGTGGACCGCTCCGCGAGCGACTGGGCCGACCGCGTTGTGGCACTCGAAGCGGACTACTGGAACGCCGTCGACGCCTACGAGCGCGAGGCGCTGCTGGAGGGCGACGTAATTGCTACGGCCGCCGACAACGCGCCAGACCCCGCCACAATCATGGTCTCGAACAGCATGCCCGTCCGCGATCTCGACCGGTTCGCGCGGCCCCGGGGTGCGGAGTTGACTGTGCTCGGGAACCGCGGCGCCTCGGGCATCGACGGTATCACGTCGACCGGACTGGGCGCGGGGAGCGCGACCGACGACCCGCTGGTCGTGCTCACGGGTGACGTCGCGTACTACCACGACGCCAACGGCCTGCTCGCGCTCGACCGCTGCGAGGTGGACGCCACGATTGTCCTCGTGAACAACGACGGCGGCGGCATCTTCCACATGCTCCCCATCGAGGCGTTCGACCCGCCGTTCACGAGCCAGTTCAAGACGCCCCACGGCCTCGACTTCGAACCACTGGGCGACATCTACGGCTTCGAGTTCGCGCGCGTGGAGACGCTCGAGGGATTCCGGGACGCCTACCGGGAGTCCGTCGAGAGCGAGGGGACGCAGGTCGTGGAGGTTCGGACGGACAGCGAGGCCAGCCACCGGGAGCGCGAGCGCCTCGCCGCCGTCGTCGAGCGAGACCTCAACGACTAA
- a CDS encoding mandelate racemase/muconate lactonizing enzyme family protein, translating to MIRAFSLPLSRPLGTASGTIDERRGFLFAREGGVGEATPLPDWTESRAACERGLETADAAADWEDALAACEGAPAARHAVSLAKLDAEARDATVSLARHLCDDPADSIRVNATVGDGTPEQTTREARAATERGFETLKVKVGARSVAADVERLRAVREVTDATLRADANGAWTRQQAREAFDAFTDLGVDYVEQPLSAEDLAGHRGLRGGDVGVALDESLTEHALADVLDAADCVILKPMALGGVDRALDAATDARGAGVDPVVTTTVDAVVARTAAVHLAAAIPDVSACGLATADRLADDLAADPAPVEDGRVRVPEAPGHGVSVDLAEVNADA from the coding sequence ATGATTCGCGCGTTCTCTCTCCCACTCTCGCGCCCGCTCGGGACCGCCAGCGGGACTATCGACGAGCGCCGCGGCTTCCTGTTCGCGCGCGAGGGCGGCGTCGGCGAAGCCACGCCACTCCCGGACTGGACCGAATCCCGAGCGGCCTGCGAGCGCGGGCTCGAAACCGCCGACGCTGCTGCGGACTGGGAGGACGCGCTCGCCGCTTGCGAGGGCGCGCCGGCCGCGCGTCACGCCGTCTCGTTGGCGAAACTCGACGCCGAGGCCCGCGACGCGACCGTCTCGCTCGCCCGCCACCTCTGCGACGACCCCGCAGACTCCATCCGCGTGAACGCCACGGTCGGCGACGGCACGCCCGAGCAGACCACTCGTGAAGCGCGCGCTGCGACCGAGCGCGGCTTCGAGACGCTGAAAGTGAAAGTCGGCGCGCGCTCCGTCGCGGCGGACGTCGAACGGCTCCGGGCAGTCCGCGAGGTGACGGACGCGACGCTGCGCGCGGACGCGAACGGAGCGTGGACCCGCCAGCAGGCCCGCGAGGCGTTCGACGCGTTCACCGACCTCGGCGTCGACTACGTCGAACAGCCGCTGTCGGCCGAGGACCTCGCGGGGCACCGTGGCCTCCGTGGCGGCGACGTGGGCGTCGCGCTCGACGAGTCGCTGACCGAGCACGCGCTCGCCGACGTGCTCGACGCCGCGGATTGTGTGATTCTAAAGCCGATGGCGCTCGGCGGCGTAGACCGCGCGCTCGACGCCGCGACCGACGCTCGCGGAGCGGGCGTCGACCCCGTCGTGACGACGACCGTCGACGCCGTCGTCGCGCGCACCGCCGCCGTCCACCTCGCCGCCGCGATTCCCGACGTGTCGGCGTGCGGCCTCGCGACGGCCGACCGACTCGCCGACGACCTCGCGGCCGACCCGGCGCCCGTCGAAGACGGACGGGTTCGCGTGCCCGAGGCGCCCGGCCACGGCGTCAGTGTCGACCTCGCGGAGGTGAACGCAGATGCGTGA
- a CDS encoding sulfite oxidase-like oxidoreductase — MTVVDVTDLYEEFGGDRLPPGQRETSKFPVLSKGGTPNWDRDDWTFTVTGAVENELSLSYDEFRGLDSVTQRQDFHCVTGWSKFDCEFTGVTFPHLADLAGVHDDVTTVMFHALDGYTTNLPLEDCLRNEVLFTWEFDGEDLPREHGGPLRVVTPHKYAYKGAKWVDGVEFLTEPERGYWEKRGYSNTADPWAEQRYS, encoded by the coding sequence ATGACTGTCGTGGACGTCACGGACCTCTACGAGGAGTTCGGCGGCGACCGACTGCCGCCCGGCCAGCGCGAGACGTCGAAGTTCCCCGTGCTGTCGAAGGGCGGGACGCCGAACTGGGACCGCGACGACTGGACGTTCACCGTCACGGGCGCCGTCGAGAATGAACTCTCCCTGTCCTACGACGAATTCAGGGGTCTCGACAGCGTCACGCAGCGACAGGACTTCCACTGCGTCACCGGCTGGTCGAAGTTCGACTGCGAGTTCACGGGCGTGACGTTCCCGCACCTCGCGGACCTCGCGGGCGTCCACGACGACGTGACGACGGTGATGTTCCACGCCCTCGACGGCTACACGACGAACCTCCCGCTGGAGGATTGCCTGCGCAACGAAGTCCTGTTCACGTGGGAATTCGACGGCGAGGACCTCCCCCGCGAGCACGGCGGCCCGCTGCGCGTCGTCACGCCCCACAAGTACGCCTACAAGGGCGCGAAGTGGGTCGACGGCGTGGAGTTCCTCACCGAGCCCGAGCGCGGGTACTGGGAGAAGCGCGGCTACTCGAACACCGCCGACCCGTGGGCCGAACAGCGGTACAGCTAG
- a CDS encoding 1,4-dihydroxy-2-naphthoate polyprenyltransferase: protein MTDTADVSRREAWLIAARPHTLPVAAAPILVAAGLAVRDGVFAPLPAFAAFVGAALIQIGTNFANDYYDAVQGADTEEREGFTRVTAGGLIEPREVKRAMYLTFAAAVLVGTYLVWIGGVPILVVGLVSVASGIAYTGGPYPLGYHGLGDIFVFVFFGVVAVTGAYYVQAASFVAGVPVGLPEGTVTLAAFVASLPVAAIATNILVVNNVRDREEDEKTGKRTLAVRFGDAFSRGQFAAMFVLAYAVPVWFFAKTGEPAVFLPYLSAPLAVSVTKTVFTRTDGDALNPALTRTGQLLALYALLFGVGLVV, encoded by the coding sequence ATGACCGATACGGCAGACGTCTCCCGGCGGGAAGCGTGGCTCATCGCCGCGCGCCCGCACACGCTGCCCGTCGCGGCCGCCCCCATCCTGGTCGCGGCGGGGCTGGCGGTCCGCGACGGCGTGTTCGCGCCGCTGCCGGCATTCGCCGCGTTCGTCGGCGCCGCACTCATCCAGATCGGCACGAACTTCGCGAACGACTACTACGACGCCGTGCAGGGCGCCGACACCGAGGAGCGCGAGGGGTTCACGCGCGTCACCGCGGGCGGCCTCATCGAACCCCGCGAAGTGAAGCGCGCGATGTACCTCACGTTCGCCGCCGCCGTTCTCGTCGGCACGTACCTCGTCTGGATCGGTGGCGTCCCGATTCTCGTCGTCGGACTCGTCAGCGTCGCGTCCGGCATCGCGTACACGGGCGGCCCGTACCCGCTGGGCTACCACGGCCTCGGCGACATCTTCGTGTTCGTGTTCTTCGGCGTCGTCGCTGTCACGGGCGCCTACTACGTGCAGGCCGCCAGTTTCGTCGCCGGCGTCCCGGTCGGCCTCCCCGAAGGCACGGTGACGCTGGCGGCGTTCGTCGCCAGCCTCCCCGTCGCCGCCATCGCGACGAACATCCTCGTCGTGAACAACGTCCGCGACCGCGAGGAGGACGAGAAGACCGGCAAGCGCACGCTCGCGGTGCGCTTCGGGGACGCGTTCTCGCGCGGCCAGTTCGCGGCGATGTTCGTGCTGGCGTACGCCGTCCCGGTGTGGTTCTTCGCTAAGACCGGCGAGCCGGCGGTGTTCCTCCCGTACCTCTCCGCGCCGCTGGCCGTCAGCGTCACGAAGACCGTCTTCACGCGGACCGACGGCGACGCCCTCAACCCCGCGCTCACGCGCACCGGACAACTGCTCGCGCTGTACGCCCTCCTGTTCGGCGTCGGCCTCGTGGTATGA
- a CDS encoding histidine kinase N-terminal 7TM domain-containing protein, with protein MALANSLTFLAYVAVFGAAVVGCAVGLRRALGVADADTRRGLAGVVAGSGGWALFELAFLVAPSTFLKYVAYDFSLVVGLSTVGAWLYFCSAYTGRSFHRNTRYRRAAVATYAGIVAVKLTNHVHGLYFTTRAVDAPFPHLAVQHGTLHWLVAGLSYALVAVGFFMLFELFLEADYDTRPLGVLVAVTGLPVVLDVVGFATPLLVDINYEPLGVAAFAIGVLYVYEEEFLAVQLTDGVDDAVVYLDGADRVREYNGRARAVFDALDGATGKRFDDVVPEVAATLGDDHPVLARAVDGETRYFLVSDTSFSLGQSDIGRMVVFTDVTRTERKRRELERHNDQLEGFAAAIRHELLNTLQIVGGRVTVAGNALDRGDVEGARESLRTASQSSDRMAGIVEDLSVLARHGKTIETTERVDFADAVADAWADADVEGVSLSEEGDGDVVADPTRLRELLASAFEFAAHNGASEVTVERGDDWFAVTGDGRPPGGADPEAFFEYGSAVPDSKAGILLPNVRMLAAVHGWSAALDTDYEDGVRVVVTETGRSTSSPP; from the coding sequence ATGGCGTTAGCGAATTCGCTGACCTTCCTCGCGTACGTCGCCGTGTTCGGCGCCGCCGTCGTGGGGTGTGCGGTCGGCTTGCGGCGCGCGCTCGGCGTCGCGGACGCCGACACGCGGCGCGGACTCGCGGGCGTGGTGGCGGGCAGCGGCGGGTGGGCGCTGTTCGAACTGGCGTTCCTCGTCGCGCCCTCGACGTTCCTGAAGTACGTCGCGTACGACTTCAGTCTCGTCGTCGGTCTCTCGACGGTTGGGGCGTGGCTGTACTTCTGCTCGGCGTACACCGGGCGGTCGTTCCACCGCAACACGCGGTACCGCCGAGCCGCCGTCGCGACGTACGCCGGCATCGTCGCGGTGAAACTCACCAACCACGTCCACGGCCTCTACTTCACGACGAGGGCCGTCGACGCGCCGTTCCCGCACCTCGCCGTCCAGCACGGCACCCTCCACTGGCTCGTCGCGGGGCTGTCGTACGCGCTGGTCGCCGTCGGCTTCTTCATGCTGTTCGAGCTGTTCCTCGAAGCCGACTACGACACGCGGCCGCTCGGCGTGCTCGTCGCCGTGACCGGTCTCCCGGTCGTGCTCGACGTCGTCGGGTTCGCGACGCCGCTGCTCGTGGACATCAACTACGAACCGCTGGGCGTGGCGGCGTTCGCTATCGGCGTGCTGTACGTCTACGAGGAGGAGTTCCTCGCCGTCCAGCTCACCGACGGCGTCGACGACGCGGTCGTCTACCTCGACGGCGCGGACCGCGTCAGGGAGTACAACGGTCGCGCACGGGCGGTCTTCGACGCGCTCGATGGCGCGACCGGCAAGCGATTCGACGACGTGGTCCCCGAAGTCGCGGCGACGCTGGGCGACGACCACCCGGTCCTAGCGCGCGCCGTCGACGGGGAGACTCGCTACTTCCTCGTGAGCGACACGTCGTTCTCGCTGGGGCAGTCGGACATCGGCCGCATGGTCGTGTTCACCGACGTCACGCGCACCGAGCGCAAGCGCCGCGAACTCGAACGGCACAACGACCAACTCGAAGGATTCGCGGCGGCCATCCGCCACGAACTGCTGAACACGCTCCAGATTGTCGGCGGGCGCGTGACCGTCGCCGGGAACGCCCTCGACCGCGGCGACGTCGAGGGCGCCCGTGAGTCCCTGCGGACGGCCTCCCAGTCCAGCGACCGGATGGCGGGCATCGTCGAGGACCTCTCGGTGCTCGCGCGCCACGGCAAGACCATCGAAACCACCGAGCGCGTGGACTTCGCGGACGCCGTCGCGGACGCGTGGGCGGACGCGGACGTCGAGGGCGTATCGCTGTCCGAGGAGGGTGACGGCGACGTCGTGGCGGACCCGACGCGGCTCCGCGAACTGCTGGCGAGCGCCTTCGAGTTCGCCGCGCACAACGGCGCCAGCGAGGTGACTGTCGAGCGCGGCGACGACTGGTTCGCCGTCACGGGCGACGGCCGACCGCCGGGCGGCGCCGACCCCGAGGCGTTCTTCGAGTACGGGAGCGCCGTCCCGGACTCGAAGGCGGGCATCCTGTTGCCGAACGTGCGGATGCTGGCGGCCGTCCACGGCTGGTCGGCGGCCCTCGACACGGACTACGAGGACGGCGTGCGCGTAGTCGTCACCGAAACGGGGCGCTCGACGTCCTCTCCTCCCTGA
- a CDS encoding 1,4-dihydroxy-2-naphthoyl-CoA synthase produces the protein MVSDIFDADRWEPVADCDFEDITYHRGTDVDAVRIAFDRPEVRNAFRPGTVDELHEALDHAKRQTDVGCVLLTGNGPSPKDDGWAFCSGGDQSVRGESGYEYRGDDEAATEEDENVRKAKAGRLHILEVQRAIRFMPKPVVAVVPGWAVGGGHSLHVVCDMTLASDEHAKFLQTDPDVASFDAGFGSAYLAKQVGQKKAREIFFRGKTYSAEEAEDMGMVNEVVPHEDLEDVALEWADEMASKSPTAMRMLKYAFNMADDGLVDQQVFAGEATRLGYMTDEAKEGREAFMEGRDPDFSDYPWYY, from the coding sequence ATGGTCTCGGACATCTTCGACGCCGACCGGTGGGAGCCGGTCGCGGACTGCGACTTCGAGGACATCACCTACCACCGCGGGACGGACGTGGACGCGGTCCGCATCGCGTTCGACCGCCCCGAGGTCCGGAACGCGTTCCGCCCGGGCACCGTCGACGAACTCCACGAGGCGCTCGACCACGCGAAACGCCAGACGGACGTCGGGTGTGTGCTCCTCACGGGGAACGGCCCGAGCCCGAAGGACGACGGCTGGGCGTTCTGCTCGGGCGGCGACCAGTCCGTCCGCGGGGAGTCGGGCTACGAGTACCGCGGCGACGACGAGGCCGCCACCGAGGAGGACGAGAACGTGCGGAAGGCGAAGGCTGGCCGCCTCCACATCCTCGAAGTCCAGCGCGCGATTCGGTTCATGCCCAAGCCCGTGGTCGCCGTCGTCCCGGGGTGGGCGGTCGGCGGCGGGCACTCGCTGCACGTCGTCTGCGACATGACGCTGGCCAGCGACGAGCACGCGAAGTTCCTCCAGACGGACCCCGACGTGGCGTCCTTCGACGCCGGGTTCGGGTCGGCGTACCTCGCCAAGCAGGTCGGGCAGAAGAAGGCGCGCGAGATATTCTTCCGCGGGAAGACGTACTCCGCCGAGGAGGCCGAGGACATGGGGATGGTCAACGAGGTCGTCCCCCACGAGGACTTGGAGGACGTCGCCTTGGAGTGGGCCGACGAGATGGCGTCGAAGTCCCCGACGGCGATGCGGATGCTGAAGTACGCGTTCAACATGGCCGACGACGGTCTCGTCGACCAGCAGGTGTTCGCCGGGGAAGCCACCCGCCTCGGCTACATGACCGACGAAGCGAAGGAGGGACGCGAGGCGTTCATGGAGGGTCGCGACCCCGACTTCTCGGATTACCCCTGGTACTACTGA
- a CDS encoding sensor histidine kinase KdpD, whose amino-acid sequence MSGLSLRRLRSAPGRLRALSAVLVLSIVIEAAVRLGASGLASEVVFTADFLVGVLTMAPAVFGVLYVTHWLEHGRIEPDRHPRVWWWVVAGAVGSILLNVVLMTVLPVDSLMQVVAWLRWSAGMGAGVGAAIGVTEARAIQQAAEVERSTVRAEHLEIQRDLLDYLNSLLRHEVLNASNVISGYAELLQDEHEEGTSGYEYSRTIHRKSEEVTGVVQDVRVLLHATEERTNFERVDVAAVVREEVAKLPDLDEDVVVETDLPDSAFVYADALLPRVFGNLLANAVEHNDSDPPRVWVRGSVGTETVTVEIEDDGPGVDSETAEQLFERPSRRAADHGLGLYLVARLVEHYCGTVDLLETGADGSTFRVVLPRERPAETTASPFVGRADEGDSDGLAATDGAGQ is encoded by the coding sequence ATGAGCGGGCTGTCGCTTCGGCGCTTGCGCTCGGCTCCCGGGCGACTGCGCGCGTTGAGTGCCGTCTTGGTGTTGTCTATCGTCATCGAAGCCGCCGTTCGGCTGGGAGCTTCCGGGTTGGCGTCCGAAGTCGTGTTCACTGCCGACTTCCTCGTGGGCGTCTTGACGATGGCACCCGCCGTCTTCGGCGTCCTGTACGTCACTCACTGGCTCGAACACGGCAGAATCGAGCCGGACCGCCACCCCCGGGTCTGGTGGTGGGTGGTCGCCGGTGCAGTGGGTTCGATTCTCCTGAACGTCGTGTTGATGACCGTGCTCCCGGTCGACTCGCTGATGCAGGTGGTGGCGTGGCTCCGGTGGTCCGCGGGCATGGGCGCGGGGGTCGGCGCGGCCATCGGCGTGACGGAGGCGCGGGCCATCCAGCAGGCCGCGGAAGTCGAGCGCAGCACGGTCCGCGCCGAACACCTCGAAATCCAGCGGGACTTGCTGGACTACCTCAACAGCCTGCTGCGCCACGAGGTGCTGAACGCCTCGAACGTCATCTCCGGCTACGCGGAACTCCTCCAGGACGAACACGAGGAGGGCACGTCGGGCTACGAGTACAGTCGGACGATACACCGCAAGAGCGAGGAAGTCACCGGCGTGGTGCAGGACGTGCGCGTGCTGTTGCACGCGACGGAGGAGCGCACGAACTTCGAGCGAGTCGACGTGGCCGCCGTCGTCCGCGAGGAGGTGGCGAAGCTCCCTGACCTCGACGAGGACGTCGTCGTGGAGACGGACCTGCCGGACTCGGCGTTCGTCTACGCCGACGCGCTGCTGCCGCGCGTGTTCGGGAATCTGCTCGCGAACGCCGTCGAACACAACGACAGCGACCCACCGAGAGTGTGGGTGCGCGGTAGCGTCGGCACCGAGACGGTCACCGTCGAAATCGAGGACGACGGCCCGGGCGTCGACAGCGAGACCGCCGAGCAGCTCTTCGAGCGGCCGTCCCGCCGGGCCGCCGACCACGGCCTGGGCCTCTACTTGGTCGCGCGCCTCGTCGAGCACTACTGCGGCACCGTCGACCTCCTCGAAACCGGCGCGGACGGGTCGACGTTCCGCGTCGTGCTGCCGCGGGAGCGGCCCGCGGAGACCACCGCGTCACCGTTCGTCGGCCGCGCCGACGAGGGCGACTCGGACGGCCTCGCGGCCACCGACGGCGCCGGTCAGTAG
- a CDS encoding isochorismate synthase MenF — MSSLSGEAAARGAVVSRSCRVADVSYRAFLAARDAPRIHWADPDGLELSGVGTAATVTAAGSDRFDAVREWASALFDDTNHDGPHVARPRLLGGFAFHDDHSPSGTWRGFPAAQFVLPEVQLASAGEETWLTVTRAGEDVDPTDVDAALADAREDIESLPAMQPSGPRPGVQSTTPTSDEASWREQVARAVERIEAGDLRKVVLATALRADLEADLDPRDLLERLRQSYPSCFRFLVEPTGDAAFLGATPERLVTLDDDGVETVGLAGSVGRGDTPEEDAELAARLRDSEKLRHEQRLVTDTIAAKLEEFGDVTVGERSVRKLSNIQHLSTPITADVSADTHVLDVAEALHPTPAVGGLPPDAALDVIRETETFDRGWYAAPVGWVDGDGDGTFAVGLRSAVARDRTVTMFAGNGIVADSDPSEEYEEVQLKYQPILDELRS; from the coding sequence ATGAGTTCTCTGTCCGGCGAAGCGGCCGCCCGCGGGGCGGTCGTGAGCAGGAGCTGCCGGGTGGCCGACGTCTCCTATCGGGCGTTCCTGGCGGCCCGGGACGCGCCCCGCATCCACTGGGCGGACCCGGACGGCCTCGAACTGTCCGGGGTCGGCACCGCCGCCACCGTGACGGCGGCCGGGAGCGACCGCTTCGACGCCGTCCGCGAGTGGGCGTCCGCGCTGTTCGACGACACCAACCACGACGGCCCCCACGTCGCCCGCCCCCGACTGCTGGGCGGGTTCGCGTTCCACGACGACCACAGTCCCAGCGGGACGTGGCGCGGGTTCCCGGCCGCGCAGTTCGTGCTCCCCGAAGTCCAGCTGGCGAGCGCGGGCGAGGAGACGTGGCTGACCGTCACGCGAGCGGGGGAGGACGTCGACCCCACCGATGTCGACGCGGCGCTCGCCGACGCCCGCGAGGACATCGAGTCGCTGCCCGCGATGCAGCCCAGCGGCCCCCGTCCCGGCGTCCAGTCGACGACGCCGACCAGCGACGAGGCGTCGTGGCGCGAACAGGTCGCGCGCGCCGTCGAGCGCATCGAAGCCGGCGACCTCCGAAAAGTCGTCCTGGCGACGGCGCTGCGCGCAGACCTCGAAGCCGACCTCGACCCCCGCGACCTGCTGGAGCGCCTGCGACAGTCGTACCCCTCGTGTTTCCGGTTCCTTGTCGAGCCGACCGGCGACGCCGCGTTCCTCGGCGCGACCCCCGAGCGCCTCGTGACACTCGACGACGACGGCGTCGAGACGGTCGGACTGGCCGGCTCGGTCGGCCGCGGTGACACGCCCGAGGAGGACGCCGAACTCGCCGCGCGACTCCGCGACAGCGAGAAGCTCCGCCACGAGCAGCGCCTCGTCACGGACACCATCGCCGCCAAACTCGAAGAGTTCGGCGACGTCACTGTGGGCGAGCGCAGCGTCCGCAAGCTCTCGAACATCCAGCACTTGAGCACGCCGATTACCGCCGACGTGAGCGCCGACACGCACGTGCTCGACGTTGCCGAAGCGCTGCACCCGACGCCCGCTGTCGGCGGGCTGCCGCCGGACGCCGCACTCGACGTGATTCGGGAGACCGAAACGTTCGACCGCGGCTGGTACGCCGCGCCCGTCGGCTGGGTCGACGGCGACGGCGACGGCACGTTCGCGGTCGGCCTGCGGTCGGCGGTCGCCCGGGACCGCACGGTGACGATGTTCGCGGGCAACGGCATCGTCGCGGACAGCGACCCCAGCGAGGAGTACGAGGAGGTCCAGCTCAAGTACCAGCCGATTCTGGACGAGCTCCGCTCATGA
- a CDS encoding UPF0058 family protein — protein MHKDELLDLHEQMVQIKDQFLQFDNVDDDAFAAYEELEVEPSHVHKSKSEHKHAVFLLGNALAAAMSEDEFSNAGRLSKRMKELADDASGKL, from the coding sequence ATGCACAAGGACGAGCTCCTCGACCTCCACGAACAGATGGTGCAGATCAAAGACCAGTTCCTCCAGTTCGACAACGTCGACGACGACGCCTTCGCGGCGTACGAGGAACTGGAGGTCGAGCCCTCTCACGTCCACAAGTCCAAGAGCGAGCACAAGCACGCCGTCTTCCTGCTCGGGAACGCGCTCGCGGCGGCGATGAGCGAGGACGAGTTTTCGAACGCCGGCCGACTCAGCAAGCGCATGAAGGAACTCGCCGACGACGCGTCCGGCAAACTGTAG